From Candidatus Methylomirabilota bacterium, the proteins below share one genomic window:
- a CDS encoding efflux RND transporter periplasmic adaptor subunit, whose amino-acid sequence MTRRRLSVLLILAMVLVTAVGVYLIRAVQEPRNSKVKPVPVPVEVARVTPQDFTHRLEALGTVQAIREAAVSVKVSGPVTAIPSEIELGSAVKQGTLLAKIDPTPFRIDVSQRKAMVARARAQVRTRQAQIARQKALIRINQDKLRLAQAEYDRLKSLFDEGGIAWVEVKAVELALRRTQEDFERADSGLREAEAMYEVAEAEVASAQAELWRAQNALADTQVRAPFAGIISEKPVTLGEQVAPGTVLFRLADIKTVKVLIRIPADDVGFLHPGAKAKITLKGFAEPFQGRVEHIGPRADPETRTFPVEVLVKNRGPRRLLPGMFARATIPVRSYPQAILIPRASVVTKDGSPAVFVANAEQEIAKRRPVTIARTFGPRYLITRGLEPGDLLVVTGHRLLRDGAAIRVVETRELTP is encoded by the coding sequence ATGACCCGGCGCCGTCTCTCAGTCCTTTTGATCTTGGCGATGGTCCTCGTGACCGCGGTAGGCGTCTATCTGATTCGGGCGGTGCAGGAGCCACGCAACTCCAAGGTGAAACCGGTGCCGGTGCCGGTGGAGGTGGCCCGCGTAACCCCCCAGGACTTCACCCACCGGCTGGAGGCGCTGGGAACCGTGCAGGCTATCCGGGAAGCGGCGGTCAGTGTCAAGGTCTCGGGGCCGGTGACGGCAATCCCCTCGGAGATCGAGCTGGGCTCCGCTGTAAAGCAAGGAACACTGCTCGCCAAGATTGACCCCACCCCCTTCCGGATCGACGTGAGCCAACGGAAGGCGATGGTGGCCCGCGCCCGCGCTCAGGTTCGCACCCGACAGGCGCAGATCGCACGACAAAAGGCCTTGATCCGTATCAACCAAGACAAGCTGCGGTTGGCCCAGGCCGAATATGACCGACTGAAATCCCTGTTCGACGAAGGGGGAATCGCCTGGGTAGAGGTGAAGGCGGTTGAGCTGGCTCTCCGCCGCACGCAGGAGGATTTCGAACGGGCCGACAGTGGCCTCCGTGAGGCGGAGGCGATGTATGAGGTGGCGGAAGCGGAAGTCGCCTCGGCCCAGGCGGAGCTATGGCGGGCGCAGAATGCCCTCGCGGACACCCAAGTGCGAGCCCCCTTCGCGGGCATCATTTCCGAGAAACCGGTCACCCTGGGAGAACAAGTCGCCCCGGGAACGGTCCTGTTCCGCCTCGCGGACATCAAGACCGTAAAGGTCCTGATTCGCATTCCTGCGGATGACGTCGGCTTCCTCCATCCCGGCGCGAAAGCCAAAATCACACTGAAAGGGTTTGCCGAGCCTTTCCAGGGGCGGGTCGAACACATCGGCCCCCGGGCGGACCCCGAGACCCGGACCTTTCCGGTGGAGGTCCTCGTCAAGAACCGCGGTCCGAGGCGGCTCCTGCCTGGCATGTTCGCCCGTGCCACCATCCCGGTCCGATCCTACCCACAGGCCATCCTCATCCCGCGCGCAAGCGTCGTGACCAAGGACGGGTCGCCAGCGGTGTTTGTCGCGAACGCCGAGCAGGAAATTGCCAAACGCCGTCCGGTCACCATTGCCCGCACCTTCGGGCCCCGCTACCTGATCACACGGGGCCTTGAGCCCGGTGATCTCCTGGTAGTTACAGGGCATCGCTTGCTTCGAGACGGGGCTGCAATTCGGGTGGTGGAGACACGGGAGCTGACGCCGTGA
- a CDS encoding TetR/AcrR family transcriptional regulator has product MPIIVDKDRKRREILEAAMRVFAREGYHRAKMKAVAEEAGIGKGTVYEYFKSKTDLFLALHDHMLAELKAFYMKELEGIRQPAAMLERFIAVAFQTFRLWEPFFLVFFDYWAEGGRGEQQTLLQTRLREAYAVARNDVAAIIAGGVKDGSLRCDNPLLAAASILATLDGLVLQWLCDRDAFDLDAMRESLTQTILRSLQP; this is encoded by the coding sequence GTGCCTATTATTGTTGATAAGGACAGAAAGCGGAGGGAAATTCTCGAGGCTGCAATGCGGGTCTTTGCCCGAGAGGGATACCACCGGGCAAAAATGAAGGCGGTGGCCGAGGAGGCCGGCATCGGCAAGGGAACCGTTTACGAATACTTCAAGAGCAAGACCGATCTATTCTTGGCCTTGCACGATCACATGTTGGCCGAGCTGAAAGCCTTCTACATGAAAGAACTTGAGGGCATCCGGCAGCCGGCCGCTATGCTCGAGCGATTCATCGCAGTTGCGTTTCAGACCTTTCGTCTCTGGGAGCCGTTCTTTCTGGTCTTCTTCGATTATTGGGCCGAGGGGGGCCGGGGGGAGCAGCAGACGCTTCTCCAGACGCGCCTGCGGGAGGCCTACGCGGTCGCGAGGAACGATGTCGCGGCCATCATTGCTGGCGGCGTCAAGGACGGGTCCCTCCGCTGCGACAACCCGCTGTTGGCCGCCGCCAGCATCCTTGCCACGCTCGACGGGCTGGTTCTTCAGTGGCTGTGCGACCGCGACGCCTTCGATCTCGACGCCATGCGTGAGAGCCTAACCCAGACGATCCTGCGGAGCCTCCAGCCATGA